A portion of the Adhaeribacter radiodurans genome contains these proteins:
- a CDS encoding VOC family protein → MKLDIYVNYPGTCKEAFQFYEQHLGGKITMMMPHQQQTNSANIPENWKEAILHARIEIGNTVLMGADIPNAEPMRSAYLSLRLNTVEEAEKLYALLSVDGQVFMKMEETFFATRFAMLRDKFGTSWMLLHES, encoded by the coding sequence ATGAAGCTCGACATATACGTTAATTATCCGGGCACTTGCAAAGAAGCCTTCCAATTTTATGAGCAACATCTGGGCGGCAAAATCACCATGATGATGCCCCACCAACAGCAAACTAATAGCGCCAACATTCCGGAGAATTGGAAAGAGGCCATTCTGCACGCCAGAATTGAGATTGGCAATACAGTGCTCATGGGAGCCGATATTCCGAATGCCGAGCCCATGCGTAGTGCTTATCTTTCTCTTAGACTAAATACCGTAGAGGAAGCGGAAAAACTGTATGCCCTACTTTCCGTAGATGGGCAAGTTTTCATGAAAATGGAAGAAACCTTTTTTGCCACTCGCTTTGCCATGCTCCGCGATAAGTTCGGTACGTCGTGGATGCTTCTTCATGAAAGTTAA
- a CDS encoding acyltransferase family protein — MNKENLNQGTLNTKQHFEILDGLRGIAALAVVIFHFMEWIFTDINKNIIGHGFLAVDFFFCLSGFVIGYAYDDRIRGMGTGTFFKLRLIRLHPLVVLGSVLGLLALLLDPFASPITYNAGKLFLLFVCSAFLIPFPVMEDRAFNLFGLNAPSWSLFYEYVANLFYALILYRLGRRSLTVLTILAAIGICLVSYRAGNLLGGWSKDTFLDGGARVAYSFLAGLLLYRSNWIIKNRLGFAGLGILLFLAFLLPGSKWNWLTEALVVLFYFPLLVSLGAGSSLSPQWKKVCRFSGNISYPLYMTHYAVLWIFGNYFTSKKPQLSELPYIIIPSIIVLVVFAYLVMKFYDIPVRRYLRKKISRNKSIPPINLNGSR; from the coding sequence ATGAACAAGGAAAATCTGAACCAGGGTACTTTAAATACGAAGCAGCATTTTGAGATTTTAGATGGGCTAAGAGGCATTGCCGCACTGGCAGTGGTCATTTTCCACTTTATGGAATGGATTTTTACTGATATCAACAAAAACATTATTGGGCATGGCTTTTTAGCCGTTGATTTTTTCTTTTGTTTATCGGGCTTTGTTATTGGCTACGCGTACGATGACCGCATCCGGGGAATGGGGACAGGAACGTTTTTTAAGTTAAGGCTGATACGATTACACCCTTTAGTAGTATTGGGTTCTGTTTTAGGATTATTAGCCCTTCTTTTAGATCCTTTTGCCTCACCTATTACGTACAACGCCGGTAAACTTTTTTTGCTGTTTGTTTGCTCCGCTTTCCTCATTCCTTTCCCGGTAATGGAAGACCGCGCCTTTAATCTTTTTGGGCTTAATGCGCCTTCCTGGTCACTTTTTTACGAATACGTGGCCAATCTTTTCTATGCTTTGATTCTTTACCGGTTAGGCCGTCGCTCCCTAACTGTATTAACAATTCTGGCGGCTATTGGCATTTGCCTGGTTAGTTACCGGGCCGGCAACCTGCTGGGCGGATGGTCGAAAGATACTTTCTTAGACGGTGGTGCCCGGGTGGCTTACTCTTTTTTAGCGGGCTTGTTACTGTACCGTTCTAATTGGATTATTAAAAACCGGTTGGGGTTTGCCGGCCTGGGTATTTTGTTGTTTTTAGCCTTTCTCCTGCCCGGGTCTAAATGGAACTGGCTGACGGAAGCCCTGGTGGTACTCTTTTATTTTCCACTGTTGGTTTCCCTGGGAGCTGGCTCCAGCCTATCGCCGCAATGGAAAAAAGTTTGTCGGTTTTCCGGTAACATTTCTTACCCGCTTTACATGACGCATTACGCCGTACTATGGATCTTTGGGAATTATTTTACCAGTAAAAAGCCGCAGCTCAGCGAATTACCCTATATCATTATACCCAGTATCATTGTCCTGGTCGTTTTTGCTTATCTGGTAATGAAGTTCTATGATATACCAGTGAGGCGCTACTTGAGGAAAAAAATCAGCCGGAACAAAAGCATTCCCCCTATTAACCTTAACGGTAGCCGGTAA